One genomic segment of Synechocystis sp. LKSZ1 includes these proteins:
- a CDS encoding MEKHLA domain-containing protein, translating to MQPPSPDNHYLAEHVAQLRHSYQRLTGKDFGPTELSGAAYAQALYQAPFVLVSHDSQTDPVFNYGNLCAQRLFELTWDELTRLPSRQSAEPPNQDERARLLQAVTRQGFCEGYSGVRISKTGQRFLIQDVTVWNVTDDQGQYQGQAAIYSRWQFLD from the coding sequence ATGCAACCGCCCAGTCCTGACAATCATTACCTTGCCGAGCACGTAGCGCAATTACGCCACAGCTATCAGCGGCTAACGGGAAAAGATTTTGGGCCAACGGAATTAAGCGGAGCGGCCTACGCCCAGGCCCTTTATCAGGCCCCCTTTGTGCTGGTGTCCCACGATAGTCAAACCGACCCCGTCTTTAACTACGGCAATCTCTGCGCCCAACGCTTATTTGAACTGACCTGGGATGAATTGACCCGACTTCCTTCTCGGCAATCCGCCGAGCCGCCCAATCAAGACGAACGGGCCCGACTGCTCCAGGCCGTAACTCGTCAAGGTTTCTGTGAAGGCTACAGTGGTGTGCGAATTTCTAAGACGGGCCAGCGATTTTTAATTCAGGATGTAACGGTCTGGAATGTGACCGACGATCAGGGCCAGTACCAGGGCCAGGCCGCCATCTATAGCCGTTGGCAGTTTCTCGACTAA
- a CDS encoding cytosine deaminase: MLYPPHYWLENAQVPVCLVAGQDLVPQTPDGLAAVDLEILAGKIQQIKLHAKETKALDNLPRFNLQKKLIFPCFVDIHTHLDKGHSWPRSPNPDGTFDGALAAVFADVKQYYRAEDVYRRMDFGLKCSYAHGTIALRTHIDSFGQQGQIGFEVFQALRQAWQGKLHLQAACLVSVDYYLTPEGQALADQMAEQAMILGGVAYQNPDLEAQLAQVFRLAQERGLDLDLHVDETDDPGSHVLHRVALMALETGFTGKILCGHCCSLANQAPAQVQQTLALVKQARIGIVSLPLCNLYLQGRTPGKTPHWRGITTVHEIKQAGIPLAFASDNCRDPFYAFGDHDGLEVLTQAIRLGHLDHPYDDWCTSVTHIPAEFMALPHLGQLSVGGEADFIIFKARYFSELFARPQQDRCLIRKGQRIETTLPDYAELDDLVQVKT; encoded by the coding sequence ATGCTTTATCCTCCCCACTACTGGTTAGAGAATGCCCAGGTGCCCGTTTGCTTGGTTGCGGGTCAAGACCTGGTCCCCCAAACCCCCGACGGTTTAGCCGCCGTTGACTTAGAGATTTTGGCAGGAAAAATTCAACAAATCAAACTTCATGCGAAGGAAACCAAAGCGTTAGATAACTTACCACGCTTTAACTTACAAAAAAAGCTAATTTTCCCCTGTTTTGTCGATATTCATACCCATTTGGATAAAGGCCATAGTTGGCCCCGTTCCCCCAATCCCGACGGCACTTTTGATGGGGCCTTGGCGGCAGTTTTCGCCGATGTGAAGCAATATTATCGAGCGGAAGATGTCTATCGCCGCATGGACTTTGGTCTGAAATGTAGCTATGCCCACGGTACCATTGCCCTGAGAACCCACATTGATTCCTTCGGGCAACAGGGCCAGATTGGTTTTGAGGTATTCCAGGCCCTGCGACAGGCGTGGCAAGGCAAATTACACCTCCAGGCGGCCTGTCTCGTCTCTGTAGATTATTATTTGACCCCAGAGGGCCAGGCCCTAGCCGACCAAATGGCGGAACAAGCCATGATCCTCGGAGGAGTGGCATATCAAAATCCTGACTTAGAAGCGCAATTGGCCCAGGTGTTTCGCTTGGCCCAGGAACGGGGTCTAGACCTAGACCTCCACGTTGATGAAACTGATGATCCAGGTTCTCACGTCCTGCATCGGGTGGCCCTTATGGCCCTAGAAACGGGATTTACAGGGAAGATTCTCTGTGGCCATTGCTGTAGTTTGGCTAACCAGGCCCCGGCGCAAGTCCAGCAGACCCTGGCCCTAGTCAAACAGGCCCGCATCGGGATTGTTAGCTTGCCCCTCTGCAATCTTTATCTCCAAGGCCGGACTCCTGGTAAAACGCCCCATTGGCGAGGGATTACCACTGTCCATGAAATTAAACAGGCCGGCATTCCCCTGGCCTTTGCCAGTGATAATTGCCGCGACCCTTTCTATGCTTTTGGTGATCATGATGGGCTAGAGGTGTTGACCCAGGCCATTCGCCTTGGCCATCTGGATCATCCCTACGATGATTGGTGTACTAGCGTCACGCACATTCCTGCCGAGTTCATGGCCCTGCCGCACCTGGGGCAATTATCCGTTGGCGGAGAGGCCGATTTTATAATTTTTAAGGCTCGTTATTTTAGTGAACTCTTTGCCCGGCCCCAGCAGGATCGCTGCCTAATCCGTAAGGGCCAACGCATTGAAACAACCTTGCCAGACTACGCCGAACTCGATGATCTGGTTCAGGTGAAGACTTGA
- a CDS encoding N-acetyltransferase family protein encodes MIKNPLLRDAVAADLPVIVAIYNASIPGQQATADTEPVTLASRQAWFETHGPETYPLWVLTDSPGQILGWLGFQPFYGRPAYRSTAELSLYLAPAHQGQGLGKLLLKQALVVSPGLGLTTLVGYIFAHNQPSLRLFQSYDFQQWGYLPQVAELGGQKRDLMILGRQVFT; translated from the coding sequence ATGATAAAAAATCCTCTACTCCGCGACGCAGTCGCCGCCGACCTACCCGTCATCGTCGCTATCTACAACGCCAGTATTCCCGGCCAGCAAGCCACCGCCGACACAGAACCCGTTACCCTTGCCAGTCGCCAGGCCTGGTTCGAGACCCATGGGCCCGAGACCTATCCCCTCTGGGTTCTGACCGATTCCCCAGGGCAAATCTTGGGTTGGCTAGGCTTTCAACCTTTTTATGGTCGCCCGGCCTATCGTTCCACGGCGGAGCTGAGTCTTTACCTAGCCCCGGCCCACCAAGGCCAGGGTTTGGGCAAGTTGTTACTGAAACAGGCCCTAGTCGTCAGTCCCGGTCTGGGTTTAACCACCCTGGTTGGTTATATTTTTGCCCATAATCAGCCGAGTTTGAGACTATTTCAATCCTACGATTTTCAACAATGGGGCTACCTGCCGCAGGTCGCTGAATTAGGCGGCCAAAAACGAGATCTGATGATTCTCGGTCGTCAAGTCTTCACCTGA
- a CDS encoding EAL domain-containing protein produces the protein MSTNLEKQHILVLEDSAFRRTIVLDGPQYSLGRHSNSDIQMFSRQASRHHATLLRKFNSKLNADVFWIIDGDLDGNKSQNGVFVNGEKCLVRELKDGDLINFGCDVNASYHNSSGDRPASLKDLERDNSRRTNGTEGGTPNKSTLILSQYSISNVRPDDETFQDMSYLDVVTNLPNHLLFLEYLNIALSNAERYQHEVGLVLFQLTNWEKLINTVGSNLGDLILNQTGQKLKSCLRNGDIVARWGIEEFMVLLPQIRDRDNLERISARLFQVLVTPFVLQGHSIHLQVTYGLALYPQSGNGTDLLIKAAYGNLHTPSLAMVSPAAQLEAELLAANISSDDLPTSIKTPSLPNLPLISPEERERLAKVEKRIERALKNEELDLYYQPQVNLQSGQVEAMEALIRWKHPQQGVLAPQQFLPWSDQTEMIVPLTHWILETACRQCQAWHQQGFTALVVSVNLSDKQFYHPQLLPLVQEVLTQTGLMPTFLELEMTEATILRNFEFAENLILALHDGGIRISLDNFGKGFASLRYLQEFPLNKFKIDKSFVINLVEHPENTAMLEALINLGQSFKVQVVAEGVEVQEQVNILADLNCFAMQGYHFSKPLNAEDASQFLVNH, from the coding sequence ATGTCCACCAATCTAGAAAAACAACATATTCTTGTCCTAGAGGATTCTGCTTTTCGTCGAACTATTGTCTTAGACGGCCCTCAATATAGCCTAGGACGACACTCCAATAGTGATATTCAGATGTTTTCGCGTCAGGCCTCACGGCACCATGCCACCCTACTCCGGAAGTTTAACAGTAAACTTAATGCCGACGTTTTTTGGATTATTGACGGCGATCTAGACGGGAATAAAAGCCAAAATGGAGTGTTCGTCAATGGCGAAAAATGCTTAGTCCGGGAATTGAAGGATGGGGATTTGATCAATTTTGGCTGCGACGTCAATGCCAGCTATCACAACAGTAGCGGTGATCGGCCTGCTTCCCTGAAAGACCTCGAGCGGGACAATAGCCGCAGAACCAATGGCACCGAGGGCGGAACCCCCAATAAAAGTACATTAATTTTATCTCAGTACTCTATTTCTAATGTGCGTCCCGATGATGAGACCTTCCAGGATATGTCCTACCTGGATGTGGTGACGAATCTCCCCAACCATTTACTTTTTCTAGAGTATTTAAATATTGCCTTATCCAATGCAGAACGCTATCAGCATGAAGTGGGCCTCGTTCTGTTCCAGCTAACTAATTGGGAAAAACTGATTAATACCGTGGGGAGTAACCTGGGCGACCTCATTTTGAACCAAACGGGCCAAAAACTGAAGAGTTGTCTCCGTAATGGTGATATCGTGGCCCGGTGGGGAATTGAAGAATTTATGGTACTTCTGCCCCAAATCCGCGACCGGGATAATCTGGAACGGATTTCCGCGCGACTTTTTCAAGTGCTGGTGACGCCCTTTGTTCTCCAGGGCCATAGTATCCACCTACAGGTTACCTATGGTCTTGCCCTCTACCCCCAAAGCGGCAACGGCACAGATTTATTAATCAAGGCGGCCTACGGGAATTTACATACCCCCAGTCTGGCCATGGTTTCGCCAGCGGCTCAGCTAGAAGCGGAATTATTAGCCGCCAACATTAGCTCTGATGACTTGCCGACCAGTATTAAGACACCGTCCCTTCCCAATTTGCCCCTAATTTCTCCCGAAGAGCGAGAACGCTTGGCCAAAGTAGAAAAGCGCATCGAACGGGCCCTCAAAAATGAAGAACTAGATCTGTACTATCAGCCCCAAGTTAACTTACAATCCGGCCAGGTCGAGGCGATGGAGGCCCTGATTCGCTGGAAGCATCCCCAGCAGGGTGTACTAGCCCCCCAGCAGTTTCTGCCCTGGAGTGACCAGACGGAAATGATTGTTCCCCTGACGCACTGGATCCTAGAGACGGCCTGTCGTCAGTGCCAGGCCTGGCATCAGCAAGGATTCACGGCTCTGGTTGTATCCGTTAACCTATCAGACAAACAGTTTTACCATCCCCAGCTTTTACCCCTTGTCCAGGAGGTACTCACTCAAACGGGTCTCATGCCAACTTTTCTGGAGCTAGAAATGACGGAAGCTACGATTCTGCGGAACTTTGAATTTGCAGAAAACCTAATCCTGGCCCTCCACGATGGTGGCATTCGTATTTCCCTGGATAATTTTGGTAAGGGTTTTGCGTCTCTGCGTTATCTCCAGGAATTTCCCCTCAATAAATTTAAAATTGATAAGTCTTTTGTAATTAACTTGGTCGAACACCCCGAAAATACCGCCATGCTAGAGGCCTTAATCAATCTGGGCCAAAGCTTTAAGGTGCAAGTCGTCGCTGAAGGTGTAGAAGTACAAGAACAGGTTAATATCTTAGCAGATTTAAATTGCTTTGCAATGCAAGGATACCACTTTAGTAAACCTCTCAACGCCGAAGATGCGAGCCAATTCCTAGTTAATCATTAA
- a CDS encoding EAL domain-containing protein has translation MASTSTPEFRHIFVIEDQKARRIIALDEPTYSIGRESSNDIVIYDRVVSRHHATLVRIKPSPKSDNYSYRILDGDLEGNHSTNGLIINGQPAESHDLKHGDVVLFGSDSKASYYIISTSLEIALFNPVEAEQFEGSMRLSEEDNRSTIINDIPENINPVQASVDLLRLSSFAELNPNPIVEIDYSGKIIYLNPPASIKFKTIHQESLQHPVLAGLLDQVQNVRGNLLLREIQVQGEIYEQYVHYLSDSQVIRSYLCDITQRKQAEQSLAQHTFYDILTGLPNRALFEEQLAIALAKAQRDSSALAVLFLDFSNYGRIVNAFGLNCGEYLLKNVAQRLTETLGTDGLATRWQGEEFALLLKRPGDQAQIIQSIEKLLARLQGLLEVSGQPLHLKGRVGIALYPEAGADGPTLLKNAHTALEQVQDQEYYSYAFFSPKLASKSNLLFRLENLLYEALEKQQFYLTYQPLLNLKSQKVTSLESLLRWHHPELGEISPVNLIPLAEKTDLILPIGQWILRTACHQNKAWQNAGFSPLPVAVNLCLHQFQQPNLVEIIAGILQETQLDPVYLTLELPETVVMKDPEYSQKVLTQLQELGIGLCLDDFGIGLGGLSCLQQFHINTLKIHPSFSADLPNNAINLALIRHIFNLGHSLNIHTIAKGIENNHQVDCLQDLQCEEIQGFWFSKPLKAENISEFLAQHPV, from the coding sequence ATGGCCAGTACTTCTACGCCTGAATTTCGCCACATTTTCGTTATTGAAGACCAAAAAGCCCGCCGTATTATTGCCTTGGACGAACCGACCTACTCCATTGGCCGTGAATCGAGTAATGATATTGTGATCTATGACCGTGTCGTTTCTCGGCACCATGCTACCCTTGTCCGGATTAAGCCTAGCCCTAAAAGTGATAACTATTCCTATCGTATCCTTGATGGGGATCTTGAGGGAAATCACAGTACAAACGGGTTAATTATTAATGGGCAACCGGCGGAGTCCCATGACCTCAAGCATGGTGATGTGGTGCTTTTTGGCAGTGATTCCAAGGCCAGTTACTATATCATCTCGACGTCCCTGGAAATTGCGCTCTTTAATCCGGTGGAAGCCGAACAATTTGAAGGCTCGATGCGTTTGAGTGAGGAAGATAACCGCTCAACCATCATTAACGACATCCCGGAGAACATTAATCCAGTTCAGGCTTCCGTCGATCTCCTGCGTCTGTCATCCTTTGCGGAGCTCAATCCGAATCCCATCGTGGAGATCGATTACAGCGGTAAAATTATCTACCTTAACCCCCCTGCCAGCATTAAATTCAAGACCATCCACCAAGAGAGCCTCCAGCATCCCGTCCTAGCCGGCCTATTAGACCAGGTGCAAAACGTGCGGGGGAATCTGCTATTGCGGGAAATTCAAGTCCAGGGTGAAATTTACGAGCAGTACGTCCATTATTTAAGTGATAGTCAGGTCATTCGTAGTTACCTCTGCGACATCACTCAACGCAAACAAGCCGAGCAAAGTCTAGCTCAGCATACGTTCTACGATATTTTAACCGGCCTTCCCAACCGGGCCCTCTTTGAAGAGCAGTTGGCCATTGCCTTGGCCAAAGCCCAGCGAGATAGTAGCGCTTTAGCCGTTTTGTTCCTTGACTTCAGTAACTATGGCCGCATTGTCAATGCCTTTGGCCTCAATTGTGGGGAGTATTTGCTCAAAAATGTCGCTCAGCGCTTGACGGAAACCCTTGGAACCGATGGCTTGGCTACCCGCTGGCAAGGGGAAGAGTTTGCACTATTACTGAAGCGTCCTGGTGATCAAGCTCAAATCATTCAATCGATCGAGAAACTTTTGGCTCGTCTCCAGGGCCTGTTAGAAGTCTCGGGCCAACCCCTGCACCTCAAGGGTCGGGTTGGCATTGCCCTGTATCCCGAAGCCGGCGCGGATGGGCCGACGCTACTGAAGAACGCCCATACGGCCCTTGAGCAAGTCCAGGATCAAGAGTATTATTCCTATGCTTTCTTTAGTCCCAAGTTGGCCTCAAAATCTAACCTGCTGTTTCGCCTAGAAAATCTGCTGTACGAGGCCCTAGAAAAGCAACAATTTTATTTGACCTACCAACCCCTCCTTAACCTAAAAAGCCAGAAAGTTACAAGCCTAGAATCGCTCCTCCGCTGGCACCATCCTGAGTTAGGGGAAATTTCTCCAGTTAACCTTATTCCCCTGGCCGAAAAAACTGACTTGATTTTACCTATTGGCCAGTGGATTCTCCGCACGGCCTGCCATCAAAATAAGGCCTGGCAAAATGCAGGTTTTAGTCCTCTACCAGTGGCCGTTAACCTCTGCTTACATCAATTCCAACAGCCGAATTTAGTCGAAATTATTGCCGGTATTCTACAGGAAACCCAGCTAGATCCGGTCTATTTAACCCTTGAATTGCCAGAAACGGTGGTAATGAAAGATCCTGAGTATTCTCAAAAGGTGTTGACCCAGTTACAGGAGCTGGGCATCGGTTTGTGCTTAGACGATTTTGGCATTGGTCTTGGGGGCCTCAGTTGTTTACAACAATTCCATATTAATACCCTCAAAATTCACCCGAGCTTTTCCGCTGACTTGCCGAATAATGCCATCAATTTAGCCCTTATTCGCCATATCTTTAACTTGGGTCACAGTCTAAACATCCACACCATTGCTAAGGGGATTGAAAACAACCATCAAGTAGACTGTCTTCAGGACTTGCAATGTGAAGAAATCCAGGGTTTTTGGTTTAGTAAACCGCTCAAAGCCGAGAATATCAGCGAATTTCTAGCCCAGCATCCCGTGTAG